One stretch of Arachis hypogaea cultivar Tifrunner chromosome 20, arahy.Tifrunner.gnm2.J5K5, whole genome shotgun sequence DNA includes these proteins:
- the LOC112783289 gene encoding uncharacterized protein, which yields MAATSSSSTPFFQIRQENHHENLISQQQQQLLQSSSTTTSAPPPPPPPPLPQKKRRNHAAGTPYPDAEVIALSPKTLMATNRFVCEVCNKGFQREQNLQLHRRGHNLPWKLKQKNPNKEPKRKVYLCPEPTCVHHHPSRALGDLTGIKKHFSRKHGEKKWKCHKCSKKYAVQSDWKAHSKTCGTKEYRCDCGTLFSRRDSFITHRAFCDALAHENASRHPPLNPFGNLYPTNNNNNNNILSLGNSTTTFIAPKFEHLISPPPPPPPPFNNNNHHHHHQSALLFSHHSSSSPSPFFMEGFQELQPHHQHQHQQEPLLFSSNNNNMNMFNLSFFPRSNNSSGGGSSIITDHHHQIGSAFSSSSSSIFGNNNSSLQQQQQQQQQENNNSDNNMCSPHMSATALLQKAAQMGSTTSTTNNSNHSASSLLRAMANNNNNHHHHLNADVDNDEHNDNLRGLMNSLANENISSSIFGNVKENGNNHNNNNLAGVCFGGSDDKLTLDFLGVGGVIRNITGISTTSFDPTMQ from the exons ATGGCTGCTACTTCTTCATCATCAACACCGTTCTTCCAAATCAGACAAGAGAATCATCATGAGAATCTGATttcacagcagcagcagcagcttcTTCAATCGTCATCCACTACAACTtctgcaccaccaccaccaccaccaccaccactccctcaaaagaaaagaagaaaccaCGCTGCAGGAACACCAT ATCCAGATGCAGAGGTGATAGCACTGTCGCCGAAGACGTTAATGGCGACAAACAGGTTCGTATGTGAAGTTTGCAACAAAGGATTCCAAAGAGAACAGAACTTACAGCTTCACAGAAGAGGACACAACCTTCCATGGAAGCTCAAGCAGAAGAACCCTAACAAAGAGCCTAAAAGGAAGGTCTATCTCTGCCCTGAACCCACATGCGTCCACCACCACCCTTCCCGGGCTCTCGGCGACCTCACCGGCATCAAGAAACACTTCTCTCGCAAACACGGCGAGAAGAAGTGGAAGTGTCACAAGTGTTCCAAGAAGTACGCCGTCCAGTCCGACTGGAAGGCGCACTCCAAGACCTGCGGTACCAAAGAGTATAGGTGCGACTGCGGCACCCTCTTCTCCAG GCGTGACAGTTTCATCACTCACAGAGCCTTTTGTGATGCATTAGCACATGAAAATGCATCAAGACACCCTCCTCTAAACCCTTTTGGAAATCTCTATcccacaaacaacaacaacaacaacaacatcttgAGCCTTGGAAATAGTACTACCACTTTCATTGCACCAAAATTTGAGCATTTAATAtcaccaccgccaccaccaccaccaccattcaataacaacaaccaccaccaccaccaccaatctGCATTATTATTTTCACATCACTCgtcatcatcaccatcaccattcTTCATGGAAGGATTTCAAGAACTCCAGCCTCATcatcaacaccaacaccaacaagaACCCTTATTATTCTCATCTAATAATAACAACATGAACATGTTCAACCTCAGTTTCTTCCCAAGAAGCAATAATAGCAGTGGCGGTGGAAGTAGCATTATCaccgatcatcatcatcaaattggatcagctttttcttcttcttcatcttcaatctTCGGCAACAATAATTCATCactgcaacaacaacaacaacaacaacaacaagagaaCAACAACAGCGACAACAACATGTGTTCTCCACACATGTCTGCAACTGCATTGCTCCAGAAAGCTGCACAAATGGGTTCAACAACTTCAACCACCAATAACAGTAACCACAGTGCTTCTTCTCTACTAAGAGCAATggccaataataataacaaccaccaccaccacctcaatGCTGACGTGGACAATGATGAACACAACGACAATCTTCGCGGATTGATGAACTCTTTGGCAAATGAAAACATATCTTCTTCCATATTCGGCAACGTGAAAGAGAATGGAAACAACCACAATAACAACAATCTTGCTGGTGTGTGCTTTGGAGGATCTGATGATAAGTTGACGTTAGATTTTCTTGGTGTTGGAGGAGTTATCAGAAACATCACTGGGATCAGTACTACTTCTTTCGACCCAACAATGCAATGA
- the LOC112784496 gene encoding uncharacterized protein At4g15970, with protein sequence MHLSRTRRFQPTAHRHTAGDSFLTMSPEPVVIHLRRTLAAALLFFAVSLSCLILFGNFEHFRFFPSSHRFPNLPTVFPSQLNDADAASNEYPLEEILKEAAMEDKTVILTTLNEAWASPNSVIDLFLESFRIGYRTRRLLNHLVIIALDQRAFARCKVIHTYCFLLVSEDSDFHEEAYFMTSRYLKMMWRRIDFLRSVLEMGYNFVFTDADIMWFRDPFPQFHHDADFQIACDHFTGSSYDLENRPNGGFNFVKSNNRSIEFYKFWYSSQEVYPGYHDQDVLNFIKADPFITDIGLKMRFLDTANFGGLCEPSKDLNQVCTMHANCCYGMDSKLHDLRIMLQDWKYYLTLPPKLKRLSVISWRVPQECSIDSLQHQGSPEMSVEED encoded by the exons ATGCACCTCTCACGCACCCGAAGATTCCAGCCGACGGCGCACCGCCACACTGCCGGTGACTCCTTCCTTACCATGTCACCGGAACCCGTTGTCATCCATCTCCGGCGTACCCTCGCCGCCGCCCTCCTCTTCTTCGCCGTTTCTCTCTCTTGCTTGATTCTCTTCGGAAACTTCGAGCACTTTcggttcttcccttcctctcatCGATTCCCCAATCTCCCCACCGTTTTCCCTTCGCAGCTCAACGATGCCGACGCG GCTAGCAATGAATATCCACTCGAAGAAATTCTGAAAGAAGCTGCCATGGAAGACAAAACTGTTATCTTAACCACATTAAATGAAGCATGGGCATCACCAAATTCAGTCATTGATCTTTTCCTTGAGAGCTTTAGAATTGGATATCGTACACGTAGGCTTTTGAATCATTTAGTAATTATTGCATTGGACCAAAGGGCGTTTGCACGCTGTAAAGTTATACACACctattgctttttgcttgttaGTGAAGACAGTGACTTTCATGAAGAGGCATATTTTATGACTTCTCGCTACCTGAAAATGATGTGGAGAAGGATAGATTTTCTACGTTCTGTTCTTGAGATGGGGTACAATTTTGTATTCACA GATGCCGATATCATGTGGTTCAGGGACCCATTTCCTCAGTTTCACCATGATGCAGATTTCCAGATAGCATGCGATCATTTCACGGGTAGCTCGTATGATTTAGAGAATAGACCCAATGGAGGGTTCAACTTTGTAAAGTCCAATAATAGATCAATAGAGTTTTACAAATTCTGGTATTCTTCGCAAGAAGTCTATCCGGGATACCATGATCAGGATGTGCTCAATTTCATCAAGGCAGACCCTTTCATCACCGATATAGGACTGAAAATGAGGTTCTTGGATACAGCAAATTTTGGTGGCCTTTGTGAACCAAGCAAAGATTTAAATCAAGTTTGTACAATGCATGCAAATTGTTGCTATGGCATGGATAGTAAGCTTCACGATCTTAGAATTATGCTTCAGGATTGGAAATACTATTTGACCTTGCCTCCTAAGTTGAAGAGATTGTCAGTTATCTCCTGGAGGGTTCCTCAGGAATGCAG CATTGATTCTCTCCAGCACCAAGGTTCACCGGAGATGAGTGTTGAAGAGGATTAG